DNA sequence from the Puntigrus tetrazona isolate hp1 chromosome 2, ASM1883169v1, whole genome shotgun sequence genome:
CTAGACACTCACCTCCAGTTCTTGGTATGAGGTGGTGCCTCCTCCAATTTTATTAGGGCATATTGAGCTGCATTGAGGGATAGTCCTCGAATCCCATCTCCCCATTCCTTCTCTGCCCTGAGGGGACATAAAATGGGTGTTAATATAgaacattttgctttaaaacactATGAATGTGGCAGACGCTTGCTTACCCTCTGTATTCAATGTACTTGTAGATGCATCCAGAAAACAGCATGACAACCAAAGCGTAGTACCAAGACGAGACAAACATGAGGGACAGACTCAGGctcatcccaagaaaagagagggacctgaagaaacaaaaacaaatccagTGGTGCATTTCATACTAGTTTACACAATCAAACATTAACTCAGACTGCTCCATTCTACCTCAGTTTACACGCAGATGAAACGAATAGGTATTACACTACACTTGTTTGGTTAATGAAAAACCAATGTTCACGTAAAAGCATCAGGTTTTTTAGCATGTAGGACAAAAGCTTCCCACAAAGCTGTTGCTTGCTGAGGAAAACTGACCGCTTgaatgagcctatttttttctccatgtttTGCCACCAACAGAGATTGGGTAAGTCAGTTTCAAAAAGGAAGTAGGTCACACTAGCCTTAACATAGTGGCTTTGTTTATGCAACTGGCCCCTGAACTGACATGATGACTGTTTTCTAGAGGACTGCTTTAAAGCTGACTTGATCTACTTTCATAACTGATGATATTTATACAGTTATTGAATAGAACAGAATCAACAGTGAACTGACCTCAGCTAAACAAAgacattattgtttttcttaGAGCGGCAGAATCGATCTGTTTGcactttttaatcattttatttttctgtttatccttataaagctgctttgaagcAATCAAAGATCTgcataaataaaggtgactttaCTTGTTGCTTTAATAAAGTGCTACTTACCAGTGGTAGAACTTGAATCTTGGCCTCCAGTTTGGGGTGCGTAGAAGTGTTTGGACAGCACAGGCCAAGTTTACAAAGAGGTAACACATCAAGAAAAACCTGCAGAGTAGAAGCAGGGTTATTCTgataaagtaaagtaaaaccataaaaaaaacattttgttaattaaaataaaatgaataaataaatatgaaattaaaaatgtattagttaacttatacataaataaaataacttaaaaaaaatatctaaatttaaaataaaaatggattgaaaaatatttattattatgactgatgataaagacatttataatgttacaaattatttttattttagatatatgcTCTAAGCTTTCTATTCATACATGAAACCTGAAAACAAATTCTActctgctgttttcttttttgagcagcaaatcagaatatttatatatttctgtatgatcatgtgactggagttCAATTCAAATTGgtaacagttatttttaaataataaaagcatttcaaataTGTACTGCTTTTGCTGTATCATATacaggcttggtgagcagaagagacttctttgaaaacattaaaaacctttATATTCAAAAACTACTGACTGGTACAtagaactaataaaaataattaaaaaaaacgaaaaataactaaataactaactaaaaacatcaaaatgtgaaattaactataaactaaaactattatagTCAGTTAAAATCTCAACTATATTTAAACACTGCAGGTGATGAACACAAGCACAATTATAgtacaaaaaactacaaatagaAGCTACATAAATATTTGTGCAATATGTAAAACCTTAATTGCAAAGCACATAAATTAGACAAGCGATAATTACTTTGAAGCAATGTTGCATTggtttgaaattttaaaagtttaaatttcacagatttttttcacaGATCGGTAGAAAGTAGAAGAAAACTATTCTGTCTGGGTCTGGTTATGTCACAAAGTAAAGATGTGAATACAAGGAGAACACACTCACATAGAGAGGATGGGAGCAACGTGATCCAGTGAACCAATGAGAATCCCAATCTCACAGATCGCTGCAGTTAGTAGTAAAGCCCAGGTTGGCTCACCATTAGATTTACTATGACCAAACACCTACCAGTAAGAAATAGGACATGTCAGTCTTCACAGTTTTGTCACTTTGCAAAAtctaatttctttctttctatatattttttgaaagtaACAATTCAAACACACCTGTGCCTCGGGGCATGTAAATGTGCAATTACCTATTATGAAATTGCAAAAGGAAGCCAGGGCATATTGTTACCTGTAAGAATGGCATGATGCCATCCCGAGCTATAGCCTGAAGGGTCCTGGGAGCACCAGTGAGGCTCTGTAGCCCCGCCCCACAACAAGAGAAAAATGAGCCAATCACAATCATCCATGAAGATGGCCAAGCTAGTGTTGCAACAGCTAGAGTCCCATTAACTGACTCGCCATATCTTTTATGAAAGCAAGCATGCAAAAACAGGAAGAATATATTAAAACCGTGAAAGCAGTTCTTCGCTGAACTGATTTAGCAAGCATTTTTGTAAACCGCTCTTATTGCCAAACAGCACTTACTTGTCTCGCAGTACCACACCTTCAATACATGCTCCGAATAACACCACACAGGAAAGGTCTGTGGAGCGTAATTAAGGTATTCGTCCGACTTGccaaataattcattataaaatcatttacaaagcaacctgctttaaacatttttcgCGGAAAAGGATACAGATGAAGGAGGTGGTTGCAATGGCCATAATGGTACCAGTGGGAATGGACCTCTGAGGGTCTCTAAGATCTCCAGACCTGTTCGACCCAGCCATGATTCCTGTGAAAGGCAGGGAAAAACAGTTcatgtgtttcttttaaaataattttccccCAGCAGATAGTTTGAATATCGTTGTTGGTTTTTAAAGAGCGCGTTTAGTGTTTTAGGCATAACGTCTTTCAGTACTTTTACAAAACGTTGCACAGAATCTCTCTTTTGACTTGGGTAACGGTCTTGCCATGGTTTGCAATTCCATCTGAATCGTTCACACAAATCGATCACACTTCTCTCTGTATAAAACCTGATaccaaaagaacaaaaagagcaCTCTGTGAAGTAAATGTTTAACCACAGTCCACTGCAGAGGAATCCTAACATTTGTAAGCAAAGAAGGTGAAAAGTCATTTGTAGACATAACAATatcaaaaaaagtattatctatatatatatatacatatacacacacacatggatgCACAAGTAACATTGTGATGGGTCCACATTTTTGCTACTTTTGgctttgcattatttttacataaacaacTGGAAAGGACACCCTGTAGCTATAAACTAAATTGTCTGTTTCAGAAACCGTCACACCCTACAACCTTATCATCTGCACAGAGAAACTGCCATTTAAAATACACGCATACAGACATACTGAAGGATTGTAAAGATAATTCACTGGAACTTAAGTTTTCATTACATCAAATTTGGAACAAATTTGGAGAGTTTTACTTCTTTATGTGCTTTATGTGCTTATTTGTGCTCAAcagctgttttcatttatatattcagcCAATAGCTCTTGTTAGAGCACTGCCAGTTTTGCTACAATTTCAAGtcagttaaaaacaaaagtgccTAACcgacacttttttttatgcaggcCTTCCAGTCACTTTTCCGTGCTCTACGTGACTGTTAACTGATGCATAGAAAAGATCTGCAACGCCAGTGCAAATACGGAGCTTTAAAATgccacattcattttaataatactgaAATTCAGCAGTCCTGCACTAATTCAACTTtttgcagaaaaacagaaagttgGAGGTTTAAAATACCTGTAACTGACGGGAAGTAGATTCCAACAAGAAGTGTGAAGAAGGTAGTGATATCGCTGAGGACATAATTAGTGTACTTGGCGTTATCTGAAGCTGCTTCTGAACTCATCTCCTTCTTCTCTATTATCGTTCTGTATTGTCCATAGTGTCCCCACATGTTTTCTAGGAGAAACATTAACACTCAGTAAAACAATGAGTGACCTAAATTAAcgttttttgtgaaaaatgcatcaggttataaaacaaactatttcaTTTTGCTGGTGTTCCATTAAATTTAAATCCAATGAGATTTGCACAGCGTGGTGTGTCGTTTTATTTATACCTGATATGACGCCACCAAACAAGCCAGGAACAGCTGGAATCTCTGTTAAATTGTTATAGGTGAAGTATTCATCACATGTTGCATTTTCAATGCCACCTTCACAAAAAAGTTTCCATAGCTTGGTGGGGGTTGTTACGTTGTTGATGAGCTCTGTCTTTGCACACTTGTCAAACCAAGATCTTTGCAAGGTGCGGTTGCCTAGCAGGCAAATTCTGTTGGTGTATAAAAGAGACCAGAAATGTAATTGTGTTCAAATAATATGTTCCATCATGTTCAACAtatcataaacatttaaacattataaattaaacCTAAGCCGAATCCTAAGCTTTAAGCTTGTCTAGACCCatttagacaaataaataagtaaaaatgaagTGTCCAGAAACTTAATGCATTGACAGCCCAGGCCAGACTCCTATacaatttaatcatatataatttgtatatatttttggaattgACATAGTTAATTgggttaatatataatataatgtttttttaagactAATTCCATGTTCTGTTTCAGACTTGAATGTGagacattatatatttatacacttgAGCGcagaataatgtaaaaaataacagcaCTACTCACTGAGAATTAGAAGGGTTGAAGGCAGATTGGATGACCCCTGCATAGATGGCCATAATTGACAGCATTACGCAAGACAGGAAGACCAAAGCCAACTTGTTGACATATTTCACTCCAACAAACACCACCAGAGTCATGATAACTAAACAGCATGTCCCATAAAGGCGcatgttattttgcatttcagttGATAGAGCAGCTTCGGGCATTATGTATATCTGTAGCAGGAGAGAAAGGGTTATTGTTATATCATACAGAGGATACataataatgtgatttttgagGTCATGTCTAGGGCAATGTAAAGCTAAGTTGATGATAGTATCTGCTGACTCGCGTTAGTTCAGTGCTGACACAAGCTCTTCTATAGTGCTGAATGagtactgtttttgtttgcaagAAATTGTTCATGTTGGTCTGTAAGTTTTGACTCACCAAAAGAATTTCCATGGTTCCTAATATGTACATAGAACCTGCAAATGTGGTGCCCAGGTAGAAACACAGACCCACCGCTCCTCCAAACTCTGGGCCTAATGCTCGGGAGATCATGTAGTATGAACCACCAGCTAGATTGGGATAAGAAGAGAATCAAGTTGACTTCAAACAATTATGGAATATATAAAAGAGTGATATAACAGATTAAAATCCTACCAGGCACTACACCATTAGTCGCAATGGCACTCATTGAAATTGCAGTCAGCATGGTCTAAAGATAAGAAAAAGGCATGTTGCaaaacagatttgtttatttcttattaacaaaatactaaatatttgttaaatatgagtggaaaatatatcaaaaattgGAAGATGGATTTTACACATTAAATGATTTTCTAAAGTTGTATATTACACTGTTTAAAAGGAaacacaaaaattttaaatgtaattttactgcaatatttaattaaacaaattattattcgttttcattaacaaacaaactaaaaaaagtaccAGACTGACTGGTAGTACAAGTGAAGttcattcacacttgacttggttaaaaaaaaaaaaaaaaatctgtatagtCAGTATACAAAACAGTTGGCAGAATGTTTGAAGCGCCTATAGTTGTGTAGAATGTCACTGTATGGAATCAAGATTTGTCACTGGAATCCGATAATTATTCGAGCCAAATCCGATAATTATAAGGAAGTGTTGAGTATGACATACTTTTGGCCATGTCAAgattttcatttctttgttttgacaaaactgtcaaaactgacaaaaaggcatttttttattaagcgaATTCTTCATTCAAGTGAAGAAATGGCTTTGTGTGCCTTTGCACACCTGGATACACAAATTCATCGAGGGCAAAAAACGagttgggagaaaaaaaaaaaaaaactcacgcAAGAACAGCACATGAAGACGATAGCAAGGGAGTCCACGATTCCCGCTGTACCCACTATCCATGTGAGCCGCAGGAAAAGTATCACACCCAGAATGTTCTGCATGCAGGGCAGGAACACGCCTATAAATGTGCCCATCTGAGGGGCCTTCAAACAGATTGACAcatgaaacgaaaacatttCAGTTATGTAGGACAAACTGAGATGCCAGCAAAATGTCCGCAAAAGCTGTGAGTTGAATGCGTGTTTGAGAGTCTTTAGGAGACTTACATTTACGGTGACCTTCTGTATCCCATCGATACTCTCAGCCTCCTCGTGTTCGATGACCCCCTGGGTTATGTTGGTGTAGTTGGCCAGTTTGTTGAGGAGAGATGACACCATCGGCGTGCTGTCCATCTCATCCTGTGAGTAATgatacaaaacaatacaatatttatttatgaagcacatttaaaaaacaaccgAAGTTGACCAAAGTGCTGTAGAGAATAGAATAAAAACTCAGAAATAAGATGAATAAAACAAGACCATCAAATTTGAAacacaattacaaaacaattgGACCGATGATCTCAATGTTCTAGAAGGGGTGTATGGACCCCTGCTCTGTCAGGTACTGCCAAATTATAGAGGGCTTTATATACAAATAGAAGAATTTTATAATCAGTCCTATATTTGATGAGTAACCAATGCAGGGCTGATAAAATAGGAGTACTCTGCTCATACTTGCGGGTTTCAGAAAGTAATCTAACAGCTGTACTAGCTGTAGACGGGAGAGAGAGGACTGAGAAACACCGTAGTAAAGTGAATTACAACAATCTGTTGTTACAAAAGCATGGATAACAGTTTGGAATTCACTTTGTGATAAGAAGGGTTTTACTTTAGAAAGTTGACGGAGATCAACAGAACAGTACAACAAAACGATTGTAAGCCAACATTGCtgtatgtattaaaaattaaatacatacagcGTTGAATTGTTATTAAAGACACTATATACATAAGATTAAGTattttgtttcaatttaaaGTTCTTAAACAGTGATAGCTTTAAACAGTTTGTTACCTCATAGAGAGCCATATTCTTGCCATAAATGCTGTCGTCATGATCTGTACTGATTAAGGAGCTGGTTTCTCTGGGTGTCTCGTCTCCtggaaaataagagaaaatcaCGCAGAATCATGTACCCCATTGTTAGAAGACtcataacaaatgaaaacaaaatatcagGCATGTTTGATATATCCTGTGGCAGGATGAGCATAGTTTGGGAGTCATTCTGTTAACTTTCAGCTTCTCTAAACAGCAAATCAGGTTGAAAATctctgtaaaatgcatttagtctATACGGTCTAAATTTGAGCTTCatccatttgttttttgttgttgttgttagccAGTCATGAAGTGTACAAGTACAAATAATCTTAAATTGACGTGTTTGTTCTTGTCTTGGGAACACATTACAAAACCCACATTTTCCACATAACTTTTCATCCTTTATTTTAGTCAAGTACTGTAATTGAaacctttcatttaaatgctgttGTCATCTTTAAAATAACCCCAAAAGTGTTTAATGCCAGTATATTGTTTAATATGCTGTGATTGTTTGCATTCACCAAGCCAATATTTGCAGCAAACAAGCATGATATATTTTGCTAAAAAGACATTCGAGAAGGTGAAATACAACAAACAGATCcggatctttttttttgtctgttcagCAGTCACTCAACCTGTGACTCATGATATTGTTTTTGATATGATCTGTGTATTTCTTCATAAATCCTAACAACAGTAGACCTGTGAGCTGTCTTGCTAATGTAAGAAACATATGttggtaaaaaaaagagagtgaaagattactaatgtatatatacagtatatatgtatgtatatgtgtatggaCTGTATATATCgctcaaaaaagcatttttccaGTATAATGATCCATATCAATGTGATTCTAACTCACCGAATGTCTCTACATTCAAACCTTCTTCACAGTCTATGCTGAGAGGGAGACCTGAACGTCTCTGGTGGTCTGAGCACATCCTTGATGGTCCTGCTTCACAGTCTATGCTGAGAGGGAGACCTGAACGTCTCTGGTGGTCTGAGCACATCCTTGATGGTCCTGCTTCACAGTCTATGCTGAGAGGGAGACCTGATTTTCTCTGATGATCTGAGAACTTCTCTGATGGTCCTGCTTCACAGTCTATGCTGAGAGGCAGACCTGATTGTCTCTGATGGTCTGAGAACGTCTCTGATGGTCCTTCTTCACAGTCTATGCTGAGAGAGAGACCTGAACGTCTCTGGTAGTCTGAGCACATCCTTGATGGTCCTTCTTCACAGTCTATGCTGAGAGGGAGACCTGAACGTCTCTGATGGTCTGAGCAGATCCTTGATGGTCCTTCTTCACAGTCTATGCTGATAGGGAGACCTGAACGTCTCTGATGGTCTGAGCAGATCCTTGATGGTCCTTCTTCACAGTCTATACTGAGAGGGAGATCTGAACGTCTCTGATGGTCTGAGCACATCCTTGATGGTCCTTCTTCACAGTCCATGCTGAGAGGGAGACTCAGGTGTGAACGTCTCTGAGCAGTAGACACCTTTTTCCTCGTTTGATTAAAAGAGGAGACTCAGCAAATAGTTGAACAGTCTGCTCTAATATCAGTCTGTCTGTTGAACCACAGGACTGCAGctgatttctgttttattccaGTTCAGTAGTCTTAACTTGGTCTTCTTGACCTAATGCAAGACCAACTTCTTTGTCAAGAAGGATGGTAGTCCgtgtaaaaaaaagagcagcccGTCTCTGAGTTCCAGCAGTTGTCTAAGTCTCCTACCTCTCATATCTGATTGTCTCTTCTTTTATTCCATTACAAGCTTTATGACAGGTGACATCAGCCTCTCCCTGCTCTCGGGTTTAGTTTTGTCTTCTATAATGTTCAAAAACAACATCTGACTGTTTCTCTTCTGTATTTAAACCCTCACTGACTGAGCGCAAGTCTTGAATAGCTTTTTATCAACTCAAGGAGGGGAGGGGGGATTACAGTTAAGGCTTATTCAAAACCAGTTTGTCGGCCAAAAGAGTATatacacagaaagaaaaactgaaatccAGTTCATCAGCATGCTAGACCTCATTTGTGTAATTTTAGAAACACTCCAAAGTGAAACTTAAGGTGTGAAATTACTGAAGTGGGTAATATgattatgataaatatttaaagatttatttttgactaaatacgagatgtttatgaaaatgataaaaatttagtttaaagAGATCTAAGACTGCACACATTACTGCATCGAGGTACAGGTATATCGCCGCCGTTTGGCAGACTgagaaagtttattttaaagttgtatAAGTAAACTGGGAAATATCTATTTCCCTGACCTACCCTGCCATTGGATCTTATTTCGAGTCTCTTTCcgcagcaaaaacaaaacaataactaaGGAGGTTCATAAAAAGGTTTCCAAAAAGCTTTCAAGGTTTCCGAAACATCCTTTTCCTGAGAATTCATTTTGTGTGGCTAGAAGTCGTGTTTATCATCCTGTACACAGCTAATTTTGTATATAAACAATGAAATCTCAAAGGGACTAATTTGTGATGTTTTGGAAAAGCTCAGCTGACAtgcttttattgaaaaaaaaaaaagacctgattttaaaagtattacagATTTGACCAAACAtaactatttataataaataaataaataaatatatatatatattttagtgtaattcattcttttgacatatttatgatatataaagAGGTCAAGAGGGGTTTTATTCAGAggccaaaactgaaaaaattatgcaatttaGTGCAAATGCTATTTATGTGGCCAAAATATGTCTTATGTGACAGCTTGTCATGTACATTAGTTTTGGTTCTAGATCTCCTAATAACACAAGGCTAACAATCAATAAATGATGATTAGACATAGCGATGAATGTTCCCCAAACACTTTATGTAGGCTAccacataaaatatttcaacattttataatatacaacatttcttatataaaattatgtatggATAATCAAGTAAACCTAAGTTGTTTCAGTACATAAAAAGGCACACAATTTATTCTTatgtttactttataaaaagcattatttatttgcttttttcacaagtttttacattaaaaagacGATCACCTGAATAGGACATTTGTTTGTATGAACTATCAATCAGTCAGAAAGTTCTGACCTTTTTTTATAGGTAATTCATGTACAGTGTACAGTAGGGCTTTATCTGATGCAGCCTATATAAAATGCCTTTACAGACACGGGAAGGTTTTTTCACAAGCGgtatttaatcttaaaaaggAAACAGCacaattaaacttatttttggCACAAAGTTTTAGGCtagttaaaagtaaaagaaCAAATTCCACAATGATGAGCAATAAGCTCTGCCACACACCCCTGTatacacattaacacacatgAAACAAAACTTTTGGATTATGTAACTCTTATGTGAATGGATAACTATAAACTTTAAGATGATTATGCATGTTCCAATAGTTTGTAAAGTCAAAAAATGAACGAATATCGACGAGCAAGCTGTTGGCACCAGACCACAGCCTCCTCATTTGTTGTAAACATAGATACAAGATGTGACAAGAATTCTTTGGCAACTTCAAATGCCTGTAAAATAAACGGACATCTATCTAGATCTTATTCAGATTGACTCACtcacatgttgttccaaacctgtgaatTTGTTTCTCCTGCTAAACACGTGCCTTTTTTCTGTgttcagaagaaaaaagaaattcatacaggtttgaaacttgagggtgagtaaatgatgacagaatttttttacatttttgggtgaacagaGCCTTTAAAGTTAAACGGAATCAGCAAAAGAAAATTCAGAACGTCCAAAACAGAAGAAGACATTGTGCAACTAGACTTTAAGGTTTCTTTTTCATACACAGAAGAGTGAAGCAACATGTTAAGTAATTAATCTAATGAGAAACAGTGAAAGACGTCAGAGTAAAAGAGAAACAGTGAAACAAAGGGGGAAAAAGTGCACCAGGAAACCACCACTTGTTTACACTCCATggaaaataatttcacaaacaCATGGCAGTAAACATGGCACACATTTGCTTCTGAGGATGTGCTTACTGTAAacacaaatgcttttaaagaaaacccAAGCCTTGGACAAGAAGCCATTAAAAGTTCTCCTCTTGTGTTTGCACATGTCCAGGCAGGATCTCTCCCCCCCAGAATGTTCTCACCTGAGCTGGGTCCCGCTGCCGTGCAGGGCTCCTCCTTGTCCTCTTCTTTTACTATGTCTCCATCATAGTCTGGATTTGATATAGGGGTATCCTCTACCGGCACCACTGTGAAGTTGGTGGGCATTTTCCCTCACACCATGTGCTCGGTGTTATATTCCTTgactcttttctctctcacccCAAGTCTCCTGGGCTCGCCAGAGTTCGAAGTTCTCTGACTTCTTCACAACTGTTGTTCAGACGCGGCAGCCCATGTGATCACTCTCAACCAAATAAGGAGCTGTACCCAACTCCTCCCTTCAGTCCTGAGCCAGAGCTCTGAGCTGGTGCTTCCTGTTTTGG
Encoded proteins:
- the slc12a7a gene encoding solute carrier family 12 member 7 isoform X2; protein product: MPTNFTVVPVEDTPISNPDYDGDIVKEEDKEEPCTAAGPSSGDETPRETSSLISTDHDDSIYGKNMALYEDEMDSTPMVSSLLNKLANYTNITQGVIEHEEAESIDGIQKVTVNAPQMGTFIGVFLPCMQNILGVILFLRLTWIVGTAGIVDSLAIVFMCCSCTMLTAISMSAIATNGVVPAGGSYYMISRALGPEFGGAVGLCFYLGTTFAGSMYILGTMEILLIYIMPEAALSTEMQNNMRLYGTCCLVIMTLVVFVGVKYVNKLALVFLSCVMLSIMAIYAGVIQSAFNPSNSQICLLGNRTLQRSWFDKCAKTELINNVTTPTKLWKLFCEGGIENATCDEYFTYNNLTEIPAVPGLFGGVISENMWGHYGQYRTIIEKKEMSSEAASDNAKYTNYVLSDITTFFTLLVGIYFPSVTGIMAGSNRSGDLRDPQRSIPTGTIMAIATTSFIYLSCVVLFGACIEGVVLRDKYGESVNGTLAVATLAWPSSWMIVIGSFFSCCGAGLQSLTGAPRTLQAIARDGIMPFLQVFGHSKSNGEPTWALLLTAAICEIGILIGSLDHVAPILSMFFLMCYLFVNLACAVQTLLRTPNWRPRFKFYHWSLSFLGMSLSLSLMFVSSWYYALVVMLFSGCIYKYIEYRGAEKEWGDGIRGLSLNAAQYALIKLEEAPPHTKNWRPQLLVLLKLDSDLGVKHPRMLSFASQLKAGKGLTIVCSVLDGTYMAREADAKLSEKNIKAAMAREKTKGFCHVVVSSNQRDGFSHLIQSAGLGGMKHNSVLIAWPANWRQAESSLSWKNFIETVRETTSAHQALLVAKNIDTFPTNQDRLAEGTIDVWWIVHDGGLLMLLPFLLRQHKVWRRCKMRIFTVAQMDDNSIQMKKDLQMFLYHLRLDAKVEVVEMNARDISAFTYEKTLVMEQRSQMLKQMQLSKTEREREIQSITDESRISIRRTTCGGKPTKSHKFQAPAIILDVEAQLIHDRNTKSHVTLTDKVTPTSDRVHMTWTKEKLISERNRQREAQITLRDIFNMKPDQTNVRRMHTAVKLNEVVVNKSQGAQLVLLNMPGPPKNKGGDENYMEFLEVLTEGLDRVLLVRGSGREVITIYS
- the slc12a7a gene encoding solute carrier family 12 member 7 isoform X4, translating into MPTNFTVVPVEDTPISNPDYDGDIVKEEDKEEPCTAAGPSSGDETPRETSSLISTDHDDSIYGKNMALYEDEMDSTPMVSSLLNKLANYTNITQGVIEHEEAESIDGIQKVTVNAPQMGTFIGVFLPCMQNILGVILFLRLTWIVGTAGIVDSLAIVFMCCSCTMLTAISMSAIATNGVVPAGGSYYMISRALGPEFGGAVGLCFYLGTTFAGSMYILGTMEILLIYIMPEAALSTEMQNNMRLYGTCCLVIMTLVVFVGVKYVNKLALVFLSCVMLSIMAIYAGVIQSAFNPSNSQICLLGNRTLQRSWFDKCAKTELINNVTTPTKLWKLFCEGGIENATCDEYFTYNNLTEIPAVPGLFGGVISENMWGHYGQYRTIIEKKEMSSEAASDNAKYTNYVLSDITTFFTLLVGIYFPSVTGIMAGSNRSGDLRDPQRSIPTGTIMAIATTSFIYLSCVVLFGACIEGVVLRDKYGESVNGTLAVATLAWPSSWMIVIGSFFSCCGAGLQSLTGAPRTLQAIARDGIMPFLQVFGHSKSNGEPTWALLLTAAICEIGILIGSLDHVAPILSMFFLMCYLFVNLACAVQTLLRTPNWRPRFKFYHWSLSFLGMSLSLSLMFVSSWYYALVVMLFSGCIYKYIEYRGAEKEWGDGIRGLSLNAAQYALIKLEEAPPHTKNWRPQLLVLLKLDSDLGVKHPRMLSFASQLKAGKGLTIVCSVLDGTYMAREADAKLSEKNIKAAMAREKTKGFCHVVVSSNQRDGFSHLIQSAGLGGMKHNSVLIAWPANWRQAESSLSWKNFIETVRETTSAHQALLVAKNIDTFPTNQDRLAEGTIDVWWIVHDGGLLMLLPFLLRQHKVWRRCKMRIFTVAQMDDNSIQMKKDLQMFLYHLRLDAKVEVVEMNARDISAFTYEKTLVMEQRSQMLKQMQLSKTEREREAQLIHDRNTKSHVTLTDKVTPTSDRVHMTWTKEKLISERNRQREAQITLRDIFNMKPDQTNVRRMHTAVKLNEVVVNKSQGAQLVLLNMPGPPKNKGGDENYMEFLEVLTEGLDRVLLVRGSGREVITIYS
- the slc12a7a gene encoding solute carrier family 12 member 7 isoform X1, encoding MPTNFTVVPVEDTPISNPDYDGDIVKEEDKEEPCTAAGPSSGDETPRETSSLISTDHDDSIYGKNMALYEDEMDSTPMVSSLLNKLANYTNITQGVIEHEEAESIDGIQKVTVNAPQMGTFIGVFLPCMQNILGVILFLRLTWIVGTAGIVDSLAIVFMCCSCTMLTAISMSAIATNGVVPAGGSYYMISRALGPEFGGAVGLCFYLGTTFAGSMYILGTMEILLIYIMPEAALSTEMQNNMRLYGTCCLVIMTLVVFVGVKYVNKLALVFLSCVMLSIMAIYAGVIQSAFNPSNSQICLLGNRTLQRSWFDKCAKTELINNVTTPTKLWKLFCEGGIENATCDEYFTYNNLTEIPAVPGLFGGVISENMWGHYGQYRTIIEKKEMSSEAASDNAKYTNYVLSDITTFFTLLVGIYFPSVTGIMAGSNRSGDLRDPQRSIPTGTIMAIATTSFIYLSCVVLFGACIEGVVLRDKYGESVNGTLAVATLAWPSSWMIVIGSFFSCCGAGLQSLTGAPRTLQAIARDGIMPFLQVFGHSKSNGEPTWALLLTAAICEIGILIGSLDHVAPILSMFFLMCYLFVNLACAVQTLLRTPNWRPRFKFYHWSLSFLGMSLSLSLMFVSSWYYALVVMLFSGCIYKYIEYRGAEKEWGDGIRGLSLNAAQYALIKLEEAPPHTKNWRPQLLVLLKLDSDLGVKHPRMLSFASQLKAGKGLTIVCSVLDGTYMAREADAKLSEKNIKAAMAREKTKGFCHVVVSSNQRDGFSHLIQSAGLGGMKHNSVLIAWPANWRQAESSLSWKNFIETVRETTSAHQALLVAKNIDTFPTNQDRLAEGTIDVWWIVHDGGLLMLLPFLLRQHKVWRRCKMRIFTVAQMDDNSIQMKKDLQMFLYHLRLDAKVEVVEMNARDISAFTYEKTLVMEQRSQMLKQMQLSKTEREREIQSITDESRISIRRTTCGGKPTKSHKFQAPAIILDVEAQLIHDRNTKSHVTLTDKVTPTSDRVHMTWTKEKLISERNRQREAQITLRDIFNMKPEWENLDQTNVRRMHTAVKLNEVVVNKSQGAQLVLLNMPGPPKNKGGDENYMEFLEVLTEGLDRVLLVRGSGREVITIYS